Proteins co-encoded in one Fusarium musae strain F31 chromosome 3, whole genome shotgun sequence genomic window:
- a CDS encoding hypothetical protein (EggNog:ENOG41): MYAIVFLTCDIIALIVQAVGGAMASTESDKIDGDTKPGTNIMVAGIVFQMAAMVVFAVLVIDFLRRVFVKKSYLQSRKQGLSDGNALPKAYTWLLAAVFISLTMIFIRSIYRTVELLQGWSGYLITHEGYFIGLDGAIMVVAIAVFNFLDPVYLLWGQDDKLASSLEQNELRGMGEASTERWDESTVMSD, from the exons ATGTACGCTATTGTGTTTTTGACATGCGACATTATCGCTCTCATCGTACAAGCTGTTGGGGGAGCGATGGCCTCTACAGAGTCAGACAAGATTGACGGTGATACAAAGCCAGGGACAAATATCATG GTCGCTGGCATTGTCTTCCAGATGGCAGCCATGGTGGTTTTCGCCGTCTTAGTTATTGACTTTCTGAGAAGAGTTTTTGTCAAAAAGTCGTACTTGCAGTCAAGGAAGCAAGGACTATCTGATGGCAACGCTTTGCCAAAGGCTTATACTTGGCTCTTGGCTGCCGTCTTTATTTCCTTGACCATGATTTTCATCCGAAGCATCTACCGAACCGTTGAGCTTCTGCAAGGCTGGAGTGGTTACCTGATTACTCATGAAGGATACTTCATCGGTTTAGATGGTGCCATTATGGTTGTGGCTATAGCAGTTTTTAACTTTCTCGATCCGGTTTATCTGCTATGGGGTCAGGACGATAAATTGGCGTCGTCGCTTGAGCAGAATGAGCTAAGGGGGATGGGAGAGGCTAGTACAGAGCGCTGGGATGAGTCTACTGTTATGTCTGACTAG
- the LXR1 gene encoding L-xylulose reductase (EggNog:ENOG41) has product MVQQIPKANHILDLLSLKGKVVVVTGASGPRGMGIEAARGAAEMGADVAITYASRKEGAEKNVEELTKEYGVKAKAYKLNAADYNDVERFVGEVVKDFGKIDGFVANAGATANAGVIDGSAADWDHVIQIDLNGTAYCAKAVGALFKKQGHGSFVITSSMSGHIANYPQEQTSYNVAKAGCIHMARSLANEWRDFARVNSISPGYIDTGLSDFIDAETQELWRSMIPMGRNGDAKELKAAYVYFLSDASTYTTGSDLVIDGGYTCR; this is encoded by the exons ATGGTTCAGCAAATCCCCAAGGCCAACCACATCCTCgacctcctcagcctcaagggcaaggtcgtcgtcgtcaccGGCGCCTCCGGACCCCGCGGCATGGGCATCGAGGCTGCCCGCGGCGCTGCTGAGATGGGCGCCGACGTCGCCATCACCTACGCTTCCCGCAAGGAGGGCGCCGAGAAGAACGTCGAGGAGCTCACCAAGGAGTACggcgtcaaggccaaggcctaCAAGCTCAACGCTGCCGACTACAACGACGTTGAGCGATTTGTCGGAGAGGTCGTCAAGGACTTTGGCAAGATTGATGGTTTTGTTGCCAA CGCCGGTGCTACCGCCAACGCTGGTGTCATCGACGGCTCTGCTGCCGACTGGGACCACGTTATCCAGATCGACCTGAACGGCACCGCATACTGCGCCAAGGCCGTCGGCGCCCTCTTCAAGAAGCAGGGCCACGGCTCCTTCGTCATCACCTCCTCCATGTCCGGCCACATCGCCAACTACCCTCAAGAGCAGACCTCTTACAATGTGGCCAAGGCCGGTTGCATCCACATGGCGCGATCTCTCGCCAACGAGTGGCGCGATTTCGCCCGTGTCAACAGCATCTCCCCCGGATACATCGACACCGGTCTGTCTGACTTTATCGACGCTGAGACCCAGGAGCTCTGGAGGAGCATGATCCCCATGGGCCGCAACGGCGAtgccaaggagctcaaggctgcgTATGTGTACTTCTTGTCTGATGCTAGCACCTACACTACTGGCTCTGACCTTGTCATTGACGGTGGATATACTTGCCGATAA
- a CDS encoding hypothetical protein (EggNog:ENOG41) has translation MQPSEPERYIRSRIANACDGCKSRKVKCDGKLPCSYCTRRQKPHDCHYSPQRRRKAHSVRSPQTSERAQSTRHTTPSTPAAAAEPVAQIDRDNGGQIDAEDETEVPREARLVCDAQGKLIFVGDCAPLSFFQSVRQLVTTRVGQNAFAPQSSRYSVLENATAHQSRRIPGDNRIPIVHPDDIPLAVSNYLSIATGLVDLFDNRRLQDDLILWANMDPKQDDATTIVNFLVLAIGMKINDEERSQDYFEYARDKAYSNLTGNLSVSTVQMFTLITLYMLCACQINGAFLFFGTAVRAAYSIGIHRTEVNARFGPDIHRQRDRLWKSIRVVDLFLSSSMGRPPATSDVDCTVPYQSPDENVEEPVDLLNASVQIFLVLEGVVTEIYSRRKVSLQLTEGISLQLRDWSSRWLKQLKDIVANPEAQDRAQASGACQILATYYYAVMLVSRPFLMYELCRRLSDGSVNSNGRSSLTSGKSKLADACIDAASLMVDPILDLIQKGILVGHVPILVSWLFASSLVLGVGLLGGFGRVLEKYTRMAIHALDHCSKHDTHAGQYSLIAQSLLTTALEYLEKRELAERQRRTENSSQLFGLIPSDTMDSSPTFTGQSIATPSSRGRESLDRTFLQHNGLQNVGSPLFGDLDSAFLGLSESMMQTPDPSYWGGPLGNEADSGSALNLFALLDAGGGIDLTHHL, from the exons ATGCAACCCTCAGAACCAGAGCGCTACATCCGCAGCCGCATCGCCAACGCTTGCGACGGCTGCAAATCCCGCAAAGTCAAGTGCGACGGTAAATTACCATGCAGCTACTGCACGCGACGCCAGAAGCCGCACGACTGTCACTATTCTCCCCAGCGACGACGTAAAGCGCATTCCGTGCGATCGCCGCAGACTTCGGAAAGGGCGCAGTCGACGAGACATACTACGCCTTCTAcacctgctgctgctgctgaaccTGTGGCGCAGATTGATAGGGATAATGGGGGACAGATTGATGCGGAGGATGAGACCGAGGTTCCGAGGGAGGCGAGGTTGGTGTGCGATGCGCAGGGAAAGTTGATATTCGTCGGCGATTGTGCGCCTCTTTCGTTTTTTCAGAGCGTGAGACAACTCGTTACCACAAGAGTTGGACAGAATGCTTTTGCGCCGCAGTCGAGTCGGTATTCAGTCCTTGAAAATGCGACGGCGCATCAGTCGAGACGGATACCGGGTGATAACCGCATACCAATCGTTCATCCAGATGATATTCCCCTCGCAGTATCGAATTACTTATCCATTGCCACCGGCCTCGTGGATCTCTTCGACAATCGCCGCCTTCAAGATGATCTCATCCTCTGGGCGAATATGGACCCGAAGCAAGACGACGCTACAACGATTGTCAATTTCCTCGTACTCGCCATCGGGATGAAGATCAATGATGAGGAGCGATCGCAGGATTACTTTGAGTATGCGCGCGATAAAGCATATTCCAACCTCACCGGCAATCTCAGCGTCTCAACGGTCCAGATGTTTACGCTTATTACGTTATACATGCTGTGTGCATGCCAGATCAACGGGGcgtttctcttcttcggtACGGCTGTGCGGGCAGCTTACTCTATCGGCATTCACAGAACGGAAGTCAACGCGCGTTTTGGGCCTGATATCCACAGACAGCGCGATCGGCTATGGAAGAGCATTCGTGTCGTTGATCTGTTTCTGAGTTCGTCGATGGGCAGGCCGCCTGCAACTTCAGATGTCGACTGTACAGTTCCATACCAAAGTCCTGATGAGAACGTTGAAGAACCGGTCGATCTACTCAATGCATCGGTGCAGATATTCTTGGTTCTCGAGGGTGTTGTCACAGAGATTTACTCACGACGAAAAGTGTCGCTGCAACTTACAGAGGGGATATCACTCCAACTCCGAGATTGGTCGTCGCGGTGGTTGAAGCAGCTTAAGGATATAGTGGCCAACCCGGAGGCTCAGGATAGAGCGCAGGCGAGTGGTGCGTGTCAGATATTGGCGACGTATTATTACGCTGTCATGTTGGTGTCAAGACCATTTCTGATGTATGAGCTTTGTCGAAGACTGTCTGATGGTTCGGTCAACTCGAATGGAAGATCGTCTTTGACGAGTGGAAAGTCGAAGTTGGCAGATGCTTGTATTGACGCGGCGAGTTTGATGGTTGATCCGATATTGGATCTCATTCAGAAGGGGATTCTTGTTGGACATGTTCCCATTCTCGT GTCATGGCTATTTGCTAgctctcttgttcttggtgtcgGCCTCCTTGGTGGTTTCGGCCGCGTCCTCGAGAAATACACCCGCATGGCCATCCACGCACTAGATCACTGCTCCAAACACGATACCCACGCAGGGCAATACTCACTCATCGCCCAATCCCTTTTGACGACCGCCCTCGAGTATCTGGAAAAGCGCGAACTTGCCGAACGTCAACGACGGACGGAAAACTCAAGCCAGCTCTTCGGTCTCATACCCTCCGACACGATGgactcatcaccaaccttCACAGGCCAATCAATAGCCACACCGTCTTCTAGAGGTCGCGAATCACTTGATAGGACGTTCCTACAGCACAACGGGTTACAAAATGTCGGATCACCGTTGTTTGGCGACTTGGATTCCGCGTTTCTGGGACTAAGTGAGAGTATGATGCAGACGCCTGATCCGAGCTACTGGGGCGGACCGCTGGGGAATGAAGCTGACTCGGGCTCGGCTTTGAACTTGTTTGCGCTGTTGGATGCAGGCGGTGGCATTGACCTGACGCATCATCTGTGA
- a CDS encoding hypothetical protein (EggNog:ENOG41): protein MVNLYDTIYDDERCGVDLFYMQNQMDRSVKAQDSKDVAICWLLYQSPIITRALDLAIKYCKDNKERLIVYVEDSWIQCILVSLFVTAGFDVGTVHTSDGAVETDRIFREWNGPQSDLEIFVANVNTKVMDGDMQKCCYKALILDWPLEPERLLRTINHMAKNRLNRCEPAMVHILKLCWSHHDEVERICCTKWAMQLSKDINLPEWMTGVVREVCIFAMIKTARQQRFNRYAWVVMHDMGGRDYDGSLVSYSDDIVPRLGHVFSIAAKLMLNFPEDKKFWAEGEEVLVAGCCRFLNMIDGDREKGTDRLEVKLSYTPEKLRDTIRRTLYAINWTMGTDMEMRAITNERNEQLLLGVEARARGEVSALSDDVESQSEEQDTSVDAEADVDEETYQIDETGAKRKAGDGSRGDGKKQKTGAA, encoded by the exons ATGGTGAATTTGTACGATACGATCTACGATGACGAAAGATGTGGTGTTGATCTGTTCTACATGCAGAACCAGATGGATAGAAGTGTAAAAGCACAGGACAGCAAGGATGTCGCGATATGCTGGCTTCTCTACCAAAGTCCTATCATTACGAGAGCGCTGGATTTGGCGATCAAGTACTGCAAGGACAACAAGGAGCGACTTATTGTGTATGTCGAAGACTCATGGATCCAGTG CATTCTTGTTAGCCTGTTCGTCACAGCTGGATTCGATGTAGGTACTGTCCACACTTCGGATGGGGCGGTTGAGACTGATCGTATCTTTCGAGAATGGAACGGCCCTCAGTCCGACCTGGAGATATTCGTGGCCaatgtcaacaccaaggtgATGGATGGGGATATGCAAAAGTGTTGCTACAAAGCTCTGATTCTGGATTGGCCGCTTGAGCCAGAACGTCTTCTTCGGACTATAAACCACATGGCCAAGAACAGACTGAACCGCTGTGAGCCAGCAATGGTTCACATACTCAAGCTTTGCTGGAGTCACCATGACGAAGTCGAGAGGATTTGCTGCACCAAATGGGCAATGCAGCTGTCGAAGGACATTAACCTGCCTGAGTGGATGACAGGTGTTGTCCGCGAGGTTTGCATCTTTGCGATGATCAAAACTGCGCGGCAACAGCGGTTCAACCGCTATGCTTGGGTAGTCATGCACGACATGGGAGGGCGAGACTATGACGGGTCCCTCGTATCATATTCCGATGATATAGTCCCTCGTCTCGGTCATGTCTTCTCCATCGCAGCCAAGCTAATGCTCAACTTCCCAGAGGACAAGAAATTTTGGGCAGAAGGCGAAGAGGTCCTTGTCGCAGGGTGTTGTCGCTTCCTCAATATGATTGACGGTGATCGTGAAAAGGGGACTGATAGGCTTGAGGTCAAGCTGAGCTACACGCCAGAAAAGCTGAGGGATAC CATTCGACGGACTTTATATGCCATCAACTGGACCATGGGTACGGATATGGAGATGAGGGCTATCACGAACGAACGGAATGAGCAGTTGCTTCTTGGTGTCGAGGCCAGAGCTCGGGGTGAGGTCAGCGCTTTGTCTGATGACGTGGAGAGCCAGTCCGAGGAACAAGATACCAGCGTTGATGCTGAGGCGGATGTAGATGAGGAGACATATCAGATTGATGAGACTGGCGCGAAGCGCAAGGCTGGCGATGGTAGTAGGGGTGAcgggaagaagcagaagacagGGGCTGCTTAG
- the KYN1 gene encoding Kynureninase 1, whose amino-acid sequence MELSGFVERLRSGAPAKFPSDANSLEFARHLDSQDKLSHLRDEFVLPTKKSLKKKALDGSIPGAVNGTNGHSNGNGSEADDQQCLYFVGNSLGAQPKAVREYLNAQLETWASIGVNGHFSALDNSPLPAWQDLAEDCAVKSADLVGASPHEIVIMNTLTANLHLLMASFYKPSEKRHKVILEWKPFPSDHYAIESQVVWHGLDPEKSMVKIHPNEDHIITTDLILSTIDEHAEDTALLLLPGIQYYSGQLFDIPRITAYAQAKGIVVGWDLAHAAGNVELKLHDWNVDFACWCTYKYINAGPGSIAGAYVHERHGKVELNDATGKATYRPRLMGWYGGDKSVRFNMDNNFIPTSGAGGFQLSNPSAIDLASLSGALSVFNKTTMHDLRSKALVLTAYAEYLLDQILAEGSDAELFRIITPRDPLQRGTQLSVLLKDGLLDNVSAALEENAVICDKRKPGVIRVAPVPLYTRFEDVWKFMQILRTALP is encoded by the exons ATGGAGCTTTCTGGATTCGTCGAGCGTCTGAGGAGCGGTGCTCCCGCCAAGTTCCCCAGCGACGCCAACTCTCTCGAGTTTGCCCGCCATTTGGATTCGCAGGATAAGCTAAGCCATCTTCGGGATGAGTTTGTCCTGCCGACCAAGAAGtccctcaagaagaaggccctcGACGGTTCAATTC CTGGCGCAGTCAATGGCACAAATGGCCACAGCAACGGCAACGGCTCAGAAGCCGATGATCAACAATGTCTCTACTTCGTCGGCAACTCTCTCGGCGCCCAACCAAAAGCTGTCCGCGAATATCTCAACGCCCAACTCGAGACATGGGCTTCCATCGGAGTAAACGGGCACTTCAGCGCTCTCGACAACTCACCCCTTCCAGCGTGGCAAGACCTCGCTGAGGACTGCGCCGTCAAGTCTGCAGACCTCGTTGGAGCTTCTCCGCATGAGATTGTCATCATGAACACACTCACAGCAAACCTGCATCTCCTCATGGCGAGCTTTTACAAGCCGAGCGAGAAGCGACACAAGGTTATTCTGGAGTGGAAGCCTTTTCCTAGTGATCACTATGCTATTGAGAGTCAGGTCGTTTGGCACGGTCTTGATCCTGAGAAGAGCATGGTCAAGATTCATCCTAATGAGGATCACATCATCACAACCGATTTGATTCTTTCTACTATTGATGAGCACGCCGAAGATACTGCTCTTCTTTTACTCCCTGGTATTCAGTACTACTCCGGCCAACTCTTCGACATTCCCCGCATTACAGCCTACGCGCAAGCAAAGGGTATTGTCGTCGGTTGGGACCTCGCCCACGCCGCTGGAAACGTCGAGCTCAAGCTTCACGACTGGAACGTTGATTTCGCATGCTGGTGCACGTACAAGTACATCAACGCAGGTCCGGGTTCCATCGCAGGCGCTTACGTGCACGAGCGCCACGGAAAGGTCGAGCTCAACGACGCCACCGGCAAAGCTACATACCGCCCGCGTCTTATGGGCTGGTATGGCGGCGACAAGAGCGTACGCTTCAACATGGACAACAACTTCATCCCCACCTCCGGCGCAGGCGGTTTCCAGCTCTCCAACCCCTCCGCCATCGACCTCGCCAGTCTCTCCGGTGCTTTATCCGTGTTTAACAAGACAACCATGCATGATCTGCGCTCTAAAGCTTTGGTGTTGACTGCCTACGCAGAGTATTTGCTCGATCAGATCTTGGCTGAGGGTTCAGACGCTGAGCTGTTCCGTATCATCACACCGAGGGATCCGCTGCAGAGGGGCACGCAGCTTAGTGTGTTGTTGAAGGATGGGTTGTTGGATAATGTTAGTGCGGCGTTGGAGGAGAATGCTGTGATTTGTGATAAGAGGAAGCCTGGTGTTATTCGTGTGGCGCCTGTGCCGCTGTACACGAGGTTTGAGGATGTTTGGAAGTTTATGCAGATTTTGAGGACGGCTTTGCCTTAG
- a CDS encoding hypothetical protein (EggNog:ENOG41), whose translation MADHAKPDDHVASAKLSVESHPESRAAAAFAMDSQHRQAVEKSMKRKLDTRCALFVLIYIMNYLDRNNMAAARLKGLQEDLNLSYNQYATCLSILYVGYILMQVPSNMFINRIQRPSLYISAAMLLWGLISTLSGSVHNFAGMVCIRFFLGFVEAAFLPGALLILSKWYTRRELTKRNAILFCGNLISNAFSALVGAGVLSNMQGVLGHAAWRWLFWIEGAITMGIAISAAFILPDLPHNSRGFTEEERQVAQLRMIEDVGEADEDSAEESAFYGLKLAVKDLKIYIMMLTFTAYVVGLSFNAFFPSLTETLGFGYVPTLLMSAPPWVFSCIVSVINAWHSDRTQEKFWHIVGPIGIGTTGFIISMATENVAARYLALFLQAASYAGFIVFYSWISSSFPRPPAKRAVAIAMINAFSQLGNVAGSYVWDLKENGYRKSYGIVLSMFGVTVVGCYIFRLVLIDLNKKLERGEAAWETRRDVAAHTAAVEVMDSPDEALRMKRDFRYLI comes from the exons ATGGCAGACCACGCAAAGCCAGACGACCACGTCGCCTCGGCCAAGCTCAGCGTCGAGTCGCACCCCGAATCCCGCGCCGCAGCCGCCTTCGCGATGGACTCGCAGCACCGCCAGGCCGTCGAGAAGAGCATGAAGCGCAAGCTCGACACGCGCTGCGCGCTCTTCGTGCTCATCTACATCATGAACTACCTCGACCGCAACAACATGGCCGCCGCGCGCCTCAAGGGCCTGCAGGAGGACCTGAACCTCAGCTACAACCAGTACGCGACCTGCCTGTCCATCCTGTACGTCGGGTACATTCTCATGCAGGTGCCCTCCAACATGTTCATCAACCGCATCCAGCGCCCGTCGCTGTATATCTCTGCGGCCATGTTGCTCTGGGGTCTCATCTCCACGCTGTCGGGCAGTGTGCACAACTTTGCTGGCATGGTCTGCATTCGGTTCTTCCTTGGTTTCGTGGAAGCTGCGTTTTTGCCGGGTGCTCTCTTGATTCTGTCGAAGTGGTACACGCGTCGGGAATTGACCAAGCGCAATGCCATTCTGTTCTGCGGCAACCTCATCTCCAACGCCTTCTCCGCGCTCGTCGGCGCCGGCGTGCTGTCCAACATGCAGGGCGTTCTGGGCCACGCAGCATGGCGCTGGCTGTTCTGGATCGAGGGCGCAATCACGATGGGTATCGCCATCTCTGCAGCGTTTATTCTTCCCGATCTGCCGCATAACTCGCGGGGCTTCACGGAGGAGGAGCGACAGGTTGCGCAGCTGAGGATGATTGAGGATGTCGGCGAGGCAGATGAGGATTCTGCTGAGGAGAGCGCTTTCTACGGTCTTAAGCTTGCggtcaaggatctcaagatctaCATCATGATGTTGACCTTTACTGCTTATGTCGTTGGTCTTTCGTTCAATGCTTTCTTC CCCAGTTTGACAGAGACGCTTGGTTTCGGATATGTGCCTACTCTTTTGATGAGCGCTCCTCCGTGGGTGTTCTCTTGTATCGTGTCGGTCATCAACGCCTGGCACTCGGACAGGACCCAAGAAAAG TTCTGGCACATCGTCGGCCCAATCGGCATCGGCACAAccggcttcatcatcagcatggCGACCGAGAACGTCGCAGCGCGCTACCTCGCCCTCTTCCTGCAAGCAGCATCCTACGCGggcttcatcgtcttctACTCCTGGATCAGCTCATCCTTCCCGCGACCACCCGCCAAGCGCGCCgtcgccatcgccatgatCAACGCCTTCAGTCAGCTGGGCAACGTCGCGGGCTCGTACGTTTGGGACCTGAAAGAGAACGGGTACCGCAAGAGCTACGGCATCGTGCTGTCCATGTTTGGCGTCACGGTGGTGGGATGCTACATCTTCAGGCTGGTGCTGATCGACCTCAACAAAAAGCTCGAGAGGGGAGAGGCCGCTTGGGAGACGCGCCGGGATGTGGCTGCGCATACGGCGGCCGTCGAGGTCATGGACAGCCCCGACGAGGCTTTGAGGATGAAGCGGGATTTCCGataccttatttaa
- a CDS encoding hypothetical protein (EggNog:ENOG41) has protein sequence MRGLVILSAAVSLANAAVVERNYPVPGQEEYPAVPDNEYTPPAAAYPPPAVEKPSTQPSNEYPPPEATKPSNGGAYPPPSETKPVTPPEETQPTGVYPPPEKSTDVYPPPEKSTDVYPPPEKSTDVYPPPEKSTDVYPPPEKSTDVYPPPGKTTGVYPPPEETTSVYTPPEETTGVYPPPEETTDVYPPPSETQPEEHSSTETPYLPPSDTLPAEGTSSTETGYLPPTYTKPSYTKPTYTKPSYTKPGYPETSQWTTSTIYTTQVQTVTKCPPEVTNCPVGPHVTTVTIPISTTICPVTEEHPTSKYPPHQETTKLTTSTIYTTKVHTVTKCPPEVTDCPEKPHVTTETIPVSTTVCPVTETHVVPPVHETTTKLTTSTVYTTKVHTVTKCPPEVTNCPEKPHVTTETYAVSTTICPVTETHVVPPKETHPVVIPPVHPGNGTWTPPKPQPPKESHPSYPQPPAPQPPKESHPSYPQPPAPQPPKETYPAPPKETQPGVTPPKETHPAQPPAPQPPKETQPAQPPAESHPSYPQPPAPSKPVETAPVVPAPSTPAETYPAPPATTPTQVTAGAGRVGGSVGAALFAAGFVAFFL, from the coding sequence ATGCGAGGTCTCGTTATTCTCAGTGCGGCTGTCAGCCTGGCCAACGCCGCTGTTGTCGAGAGGAATTACCCTGTTCCTGGACAGGAGGAGTACCCTGCTGTTCCCGACAACGAGTATACTCCCCCGGCTGCTGCTTACCCTCCTCCTGCCGTCGAGAAGCCTTCCACCCAACCCTCTAACGAGTACCCTCCTCCTGAGGCTACTAAGCCTTCCAATGGTGGTGcctatcctcctccttcggAGACCAAGCCTGTGACTCCTCCTGAGGAGACTCAGCCTACTGGCGTCTACCCTCCTCCCGAGAAGAGCACCGACGTCTATCCCCCTCCTGAGAAGAGTACTGATGTCTATCCTCCTCCCGAGAAGAGCACCGACGTCTATCCCCCTCCTGAGAAGAGTACTGATGTCTATCCTCCTCCCGAGAAGAGCACTGATGTCTATCCTCCTCCCGGAAAGACCACTGGTGTCTACCCTCCCCCTGAGGAGACCACCAGCGTCTATACCCCCCCCGAGGAGACCACTGGCGTCTACCCCCCTCCTGAGGAGACAACTGATGTCTACCCTCCTCCTTCCGAGACTCAGCCCGAGGAGCACAGCTCTACCGAGACTCCTTACCTTCCTCCCAGCGACACTCTCCCGGCTGAGGGTACCTCCTCAACTGAGACTGGTTACCTGCCTCCCACTTACACGAAGCCTTCTTACACCAAGCCAACCTACACCAAGCCTTCGTACACCAAGCCCGGCTACCCCGAGACCTCTCAGTGGACCACCTCAACCATCTACACCACCCAGGTTCAGACCGTCACCAAGTGTCCTCCTGAGGTTACCAACTGCCCTGTTGGCCCTCACGTCACCACCGTGACCATCCCCATCTCAACCACCATCTGCCCTGTGACTGAGGAGCATCCTACTTCCAAGTACCCTCCCCACCAGGAGACCACCAAGTTGACCACCTCCACCATCTACACCACCAAGGTGCACACTGTCACCAAGTGCCCTCCTGAGGTCACCGACTGCCCTGAGAAGCCTCACGTCACCACTGAGACCATCCCCGTCTCTACCACTGTCTGCCCCGTGACCGAGACTCACGTCGTTCCCCCTGTTCACGAGACAACCACCAAGCTGACCACCTCAACTGTCTACACCACCAAGGTCCACACTGTCACCAAGTGCCCTCCTGAGGTTACCAACTGCCCTGAGAAGCCCCATGTCACCACTGAGACTTACGCTGTCTCTACCACCATCTGCCCTGTGACTGAGACTCACGTTGTCCCTCCCAAGGAGACTCACCCCGTCGTTATTCCTCCTGTTCACCCTGGTAACGGAACCTGGACTCCTCCcaagcctcagcctcctaAGGAGTCTCACCCCAGCTACCCtcagcctcctgctcctcagccCCCTAAGGAGTCTCACCCCAGCTACCCTCAGCCTCCTGCCCCTCAACCTCCCAAGGAGACCTACCCCGCTCCCCCCAAGGAGACCCAGCCTGGCGTCACCCCTCCCAAGGAGACTCACCCCGCTCaacctcctgctcctcagccCCCCAAGGAGACTCAGCCTGCCCAGCCTCCCGCCGAGTCTCACCCTAGCTACCCTCAGCCTCCTGCTCCCAGCAAGCCTGTCGAGACTGCTCCCGTTGTCCCTGCCCCTAGCACTCCTGCTGAGACCTACCCTGCTCCTCCCGCCACCACTCCCACCCAGGTCACTGCCGGTGCTGGACGTGTCGGAGGTAGCGTCGGAGCTGCTCTCTTTGCGGCTGGTTTTGTCGCCTTCTTCCTGTAA
- a CDS encoding hypothetical protein (EggNog:ENOG41): MSPHAVTYQLPRIKLTAELKEFAVTSNAFLPEHSPLKQLPDSYYEPWELVIQHLPALIKYFDIRRAVDTLPVLSTERLRSEAEWRRAYSILAFLTHAYVWGGEKPAQVLPPQITVPFLAVSQHLELPPVLSYAAANLWNFSSSSNDFTDLDHLDTLHTFTGTESEKWFLLISVAMEARAGTIIPKMMEALEAVKTRDYDVIISALEQLKSCIDSVGVLLERMYEKCDPMTFYYKIRPFLAGSKNMEAAGLPKGVFYDEGNGKGEWRHLRGGSNGQSSLIQFFDVVLGVEHITSGNNTEKAGERSYHDIVKDYMPGPHRRFLTHVARKGSIRELASQTPSTPAQERLQAAFTAATEALTVFRNKHIQIVTRYIILPARSGRKDGPQNLASSSSKKNGEELTGTGGTTLVPFLKQSRDETSEAGRLE; this comes from the exons ATGTCGCCACACGCTGTTACGTACCAACTTCCGCGCATCAAGCTCACAGCCGAACTAAAAGAGTTCGCCGTGACGAGCAACGCTTTCTTGCCTGAGCACAGTCCCCTCAAGCAATTACCGGATTCTTACTATGAGCCATGGGAGCTTGTTATTCAACATCTCCCCGCGTTGATCAAATACTTTGATATAAGACGTGCTGTTGATACGCTTCCTGTTCTGTCAACGGAGAGATTACGCTCGGAGGCCGAGTGGAGGAGGGCTTATTCTATCTTGGCGTTCTTGACGCATGCTTATGTTTGGGGTGGAGAGAAGCCTGCGCAG GTTCTTCCCCCGCAAATCACCGTTCCGTTCCTCGCAGTCTCACAACATCTCGAACTCCCTCCCGTTCTCTCATACGCCGCCGCAAACCTATGgaacttctcctcatccAGCAACGACTTTACTGATCTCGACCATCTCGACACCCTACACACCTTCACCGGCACAGAATCAGAAAAATggttcctcctcatcagtgTCGCCATGGAAGCGCGCGCAGGCACCATCATCCCCAAAATGATGGAAGCCCTTGAAGCAGTCAAGACACGCGACTACGACGTTATAATCTCTGCTCTCGAACAACTGAAGTCTTGCATCGACAGCGTTGGCGTTTTGCTAGAGCGCATGTATGAGAAGTGCGATCCTATGACGTTCTACTACAAGATTCGTCCGTTTTTGGCGGGAAGTAAGAACATGGAGGCAGCGGGTCTGCCCAAAGGTGTTTTTTACGATGAAGGCAATGGGAAAGGCGAGTGGCGACATCTCCGCGGAGGGAGTAACGGCCAAAGCTCCCTTATCCAATTCTTCGATGTTGTGCTGGGCGTAGAGCACATAACCAGCGGTAACAACACCGAAAAAGCGGGTGAACGAAGCTATCACGACATAGTAAAAGACTACATGCCGGGTCCTCACCGCCGCTTTCTGACACACGTTGCTCGCAAGGGCAGTATCCGCGAACTAGCATCGCAAACACCCAGCACACCAGCCCAAGAACGTCTTCAAGCTGCTTTCACGGCTGCGACAGAGGCGCTCACGGTGTTTAGGAACAAGCATATACAGATCGTGACGCGGTATATTATCCTGCCGGCGAGGAGCGGGAGGAAGGATGGACCGCAGAATCTGGCGAGTAGTTCGTCGAAGAAGAATGGGGAGGAGTTGACGGGCACGGGGGGCACGACGTTGGTGCCGTTTTTGAAGCAGTCGAGGGATGAGACTAGTGAGGCTGGACGGTTGGAGTAA